In Nitrosococcus halophilus Nc 4, the genomic stretch GAGTAACACGCAATGCGATTGATGACCTGGATAATGCTTTCAAGCACTTTTTTAGGCGAGTGAAGAAGGGGGAGAAACCTGGTTTTCCAAAGTTTAAGAAAAAGGATATTAACGATAGTTTCTCCCTGTAAAAGGCATGATTCGGAATCGCAAATTAGCCCGGTCAATAGTAGATGCAGGCTTTGGTATGCTGCGGCAATTTATCGAATATAAAGCCTATCTGCGTGGCTGCACGGTTGAGCTGGTGGATAGGTTTTTCCCCTCTAGCCGTATGTGCTCAGGTTGCAGCCAAATCCATGACATCACGCTGGCAGATAGAGCGTTGGCATGTGATTGCGGCCTAAGAATTGACCGCGATCTCAATGCCGCGATCAATTTAAATAGGTATCGTCGGGACACGCTCAAGTCAGACGTAAAACGCACACCAGAGCCGAGTAAGACCGCTCTAGCGGCATTGGTGTTGACGGTGTGAATAAGACTAGGTTTTCAGAGATTATCCTAGACTTTTATGGGCGGTGAATAATGACCCTAGTCCCTGGACTGCAAAGTCTCGAGGCCCGTCAAGGATTAGCTGAGGCGCTGAGGGAAACATTCGAGTGCTGGGCGCTGCATGAGAAAACCCAAGCAGAATTGTTGGGGCTAGCCAATGTGACAGCATTGCAACGGGGGGAACCGCTACCGGCGGACCGAAGTGTTCTGGAGCGGACCGGACATGTGCTGGCCATTGAGCGCTCCCTTAAGAAATTATTTCCCGGGCAGCCAGAGCGACGTGCCCATTGGCTGAGTACGCCCAACCCACGGCTTGGGGGATTAGCGCCCCTGACCATCATGCTAGGTGGGGTAAAGGGGATGAAAAGCGTCCAGTCGCTGACTGAGACACAGGAGGAATTATAAACACCTATCAAGATTCTGACTCTCCTCCCTTTTTCAAACTTCGCCTCGACCTCCTCAATGGGATCCCTCTTTGGGAAGGTAGCAATTTGGCTGAAAAAGGTCTTTAATCTGTTTAGTCTCACGATTAGCAAGGAACCCCGCCATGAAATCATCTGAAGCGAGCTCCTGGGTTAAGCCAATCCTCATTCCGTTGGCTTTCCCGCTGATTCTCGCTGCCTGCGACTCGCACCCAGAGGTGGCTTTCAAGCCCAAGGACCCCACGCACAAACTGGTATGCGAGTGCACATGCGAGATCTCTGGACCAACAGAAGTAGGGTTAGATACAACGGTGACTGTGGACCTACCCTCGGGAGGATGCGGAAGCCTGAACGGAGCAAAGTGCAGAATTGATAGCAGAGAGGGTAAAACAAAGTCGTGCGGCAAGGTAATTGTGCCGACTGCGCTTATACAAGTACAAGCGGTGGAGACGGTAAGACAGTAGACATCTTAGCTAGACCCTAATATGGGGGCTCAGAAGCCGTTGGCTCCCCCATTCAAGCCAAGCGTCTATATAGAGGGTGAGGGAAGAAGCTTGCTGTTGTTGATGGCGAATATGCTTCACCCAGTAAGTCCGTATTCATCGCAGGCCATGAGCGCCTGTTGATAGATGTCGGTGATTTCTTTTTCCAGCCTAGAGACAAATGGGGTGTAGTTCGCCCTTATCCATTCTGGTGCCATACACTGGGGAGGGCTCTCCTCAGGCAGTTTGCCCTAAGCTGACCCGCCGCAATCCCAGCGGATCATTGGGGTCAACGTCTTCCATGAAGGGCAGCCGGCGGTCATTATTGGTAATCTGATAGACATTTCCCATCCAATTGTTGATTACCGCTTCGGCGGTGTCGTGCCAAGTGTTATCTAAGTAGTCGACAATTAGCGGCTCTGGCAATTCGGGGAGGGGTAAGCCTTTATCCCGGGCCACAATCATTTGATCTTTATACTCCTCCAATATGGCCTGGATTTTCAGGGAAAAGTAGTGTTCAGGGAAGGGAGGATAGTGGTCCCGCTGTCCTTGGGCAAAGCGCAGGACTTCCCGCTTATATTCTTTCAGTAGACTGATGCTGTCATATTCCGGATGTCCCTGACAGAACACAATGCGGAACAAGTCCTCACTTACGGCCATGTGGACTCCCCCCCTTTCACTTTCCACCAGGACATGAAGGCCGGCTGCCTCAAATTGATCACGGCTGATCTCGTTGAAACGGGAGTGGGGGACATCAAAGCGGGTATTGACTCCCCGCACTAGGGGATGGGAGCGGTCCACTACCCGATGAGAATAGACGCCCCAGCGTTTAGCAGGCAACCGCTGCCGTTCTTGACCATAGCGAAACTCAAGGACGGCATGGGTCGCGAGGCAGGAGCAAAGGGTAGAGGTCACATTTTCGTAGGCCCAGCCAATGACTTCGATGAGTGGTTCCCAGAACGGCTCTAGTGAGAGGCGGGGCTGGGTGACATTGGCGCCGGTGATAATCAGCGCATCGAGTCCTTCCGCCTGAACTTGCTCAAAGGTTTCGTAATATCGCTCCACATAGTCAGTCGCTTCGGGACTCCGTTTGATCTCTTTCAGGGTAAAGGGATGGAGGTAAAATTGAGCAATCTGGTTGCTCTCGCCTATCAGCCGAAAGAATTGGCGTTCGGTTGCAGCTAGGGCGGCGTCAGGCATCATATTTAGCAGCCCAATATGCATCTCGCGAATGTCTTGGTGGAGCGCGACATCCCTCGGGATGACGGTTTCACCTTCCTGCTTCAGCCGCTCAAAGGCCGGTAAGTTAGAGTTAGCAACCAAAGGCATGGGTAAATTATCCGCTCTCTGTCGTATTACAAAAATCCTAAGGCTTTCTGCCTACCACGGTTTCCAGCAAACCCAGAAAATCGGCTTCGTCCTGAACCTGGGCGAGTTCATCGGTGGTAATAGTATACCCGTACTCATCAGCAATGGCCTGATAACGGGGAAGTCGAGAGTAAAAGAGTCGGGGAAACACCCACCGGACGAATTCATCGGGATCGATCAAAGCCACATAGGACAGGTTTTTTTCTTGCTGATAGAGGGTCAGTTGTTCATCCAAGAAAGACTCGCGGTAATAGAGAGGCTTTGGACCTTCTTCTGCCCGTCGAATAAGTTCCCGCTCGTCTTTTTCAGTGGCCTTGATATAGAGGATGAGCGTGTGCTGATCTAGGATTTGAAGTACCTCTGGATCATCGAGTTCAGAAATACTTCCGCCCGCGTCGTTGACAAAGTGCTGGTAGCCATAGATTTCCCGGGCTTTACGAATGAACTCCGGCACATCCTTCATGGCC encodes the following:
- a CDS encoding transposase, translating into MIRNRKLARSIVDAGFGMLRQFIEYKAYLRGCTVELVDRFFPSSRMCSGCSQIHDITLADRALACDCGLRIDRDLNAAINLNRYRRDTLKSDVKRTPEPSKTALAALVLTV
- a CDS encoding antitoxin Xre/MbcA/ParS toxin-binding domain-containing protein, whose translation is MTLVPGLQSLEARQGLAEALRETFECWALHEKTQAELLGLANVTALQRGEPLPADRSVLERTGHVLAIERSLKKLFPGQPERRAHWLSTPNPRLGGLAPLTIMLGGVKGMKSVQSLTETQEEL
- the metA gene encoding homoserine O-succinyltransferase MetA, producing the protein MPLVANSNLPAFERLKQEGETVIPRDVALHQDIREMHIGLLNMMPDAALAATERQFFRLIGESNQIAQFYLHPFTLKEIKRSPEATDYVERYYETFEQVQAEGLDALIITGANVTQPRLSLEPFWEPLIEVIGWAYENVTSTLCSCLATHAVLEFRYGQERQRLPAKRWGVYSHRVVDRSHPLVRGVNTRFDVPHSRFNEISRDQFEAAGLHVLVESERGGVHMAVSEDLFRIVFCQGHPEYDSISLLKEYKREVLRFAQGQRDHYPPFPEHYFSLKIQAILEEYKDQMIVARDKGLPLPELPEPLIVDYLDNTWHDTAEAVINNWMGNVYQITNNDRRLPFMEDVDPNDPLGLRRVSLGQTA